A single region of the Bartonella harrusi genome encodes:
- a CDS encoding metallophosphoesterase, giving the protein MKYKCRIIIGIFLTIFACVKPSFLHAQTLSVTQETRRSFIEKLPKPKQSAFDDRSTDVYIVNELTDPLTSMVLIDKGIERGEWKTGEYWGKTGPSGIIASGFVGKAATTSNAWLFGSGGWAKYRIQDDGAVLTFRWYNSYSGGPEYSAISSKKNYYFERREEGGKNARVIWYVKRTTPRNYSIVIAADPQPWRLKSGDPNAKSNREPWLKVNKKVANAIESHAPAFSIINGDLTEFGRPQTYQDYADVYKSSAYPVYEGLGNHDYYNNVGDCTIPLSNLSKNACAISAVKRMLKEIDEYNSSLPEFNKHITSRWFIRFETAYNIMMGSLSYSWDYGDIHYVQLQNYPTYTADLSDGYMQIKITKALNWLKKDLAAADKRGKVTILNFHDARPYYRDKNSHFLQPQNMRDLAAFKAIITSHNVKAIFVGHNHHPRYCRARNDKVFGNIPVYTAGALFRGDYYLVDVQGKNIHVKAYNGKTGKAILINDLSVSIVKKWFQRSCSNL; this is encoded by the coding sequence ATGAAATACAAATGTAGAATAATCATTGGGATTTTTCTTACCATTTTTGCATGTGTAAAACCTTCTTTTTTGCATGCGCAAACGCTTTCCGTGACACAGGAAACAAGACGAAGCTTCATTGAAAAATTACCAAAACCAAAACAAAGCGCCTTTGATGATCGTTCAACAGATGTCTACATCGTTAATGAACTTACCGATCCACTGACTTCTATGGTATTAATTGATAAAGGTATCGAACGTGGAGAATGGAAAACGGGTGAATACTGGGGAAAGACAGGACCTTCGGGTATCATTGCATCTGGCTTTGTAGGAAAAGCAGCAACAACATCGAATGCTTGGCTTTTTGGATCCGGTGGTTGGGCGAAATATAGAATACAAGATGACGGAGCTGTTTTAACATTCCGCTGGTATAATTCCTATAGTGGGGGCCCTGAATACTCTGCGATTTCCAGCAAAAAAAATTATTATTTTGAACGAAGAGAGGAAGGAGGGAAGAACGCCAGAGTCATTTGGTACGTAAAAAGAACGACTCCCCGAAATTATTCGATCGTTATAGCAGCAGATCCGCAACCATGGCGTTTAAAATCTGGTGACCCTAACGCAAAGAGCAATAGAGAACCTTGGTTGAAAGTAAATAAGAAAGTTGCCAATGCAATAGAATCGCATGCCCCAGCTTTTTCTATCATCAATGGCGACTTAACGGAATTTGGCCGACCACAAACCTATCAAGACTATGCAGATGTGTACAAAAGCAGTGCTTATCCTGTCTATGAAGGACTAGGGAATCACGACTACTATAATAATGTTGGTGATTGTACAATACCGCTATCAAATCTCTCAAAGAATGCATGCGCGATAAGTGCTGTTAAAAGAATGCTCAAAGAAATAGACGAATACAACAGTTCTTTACCTGAATTCAATAAACACATAACTTCTCGTTGGTTCATTCGTTTTGAAACAGCTTATAACATAATGATGGGCAGTTTAAGTTACTCATGGGATTATGGAGATATCCACTATGTGCAACTGCAAAATTATCCAACTTATACAGCCGACTTATCTGACGGTTATATGCAAATAAAAATAACAAAAGCTCTCAATTGGTTGAAAAAAGATTTAGCAGCTGCCGATAAAAGGGGAAAAGTAACAATTCTCAACTTCCACGATGCACGCCCCTATTATAGAGATAAGAATTCGCATTTTCTTCAACCCCAAAATATGAGAGATCTCGCGGCCTTTAAAGCGATCATTACCTCTCATAATGTCAAAGCGATCTTTGTAGGACACAACCATCATCCAAGATATTGCCGTGCACGAAATGATAAAGTTTTCGGCAATATCCCTGTATACACAGCAGGAGCACTGTTTAGAGGAGACTATTATCTTGTTGATGTGCAAGGAAAGAATATTCACGTTAAAGCCTATAATGGAAAAACCGGAAAAGCCATTTTGATCAATGATTTAAGTGTTAGTATCGTCAAGAAATGGTTTCAAAGAAGTTGTAGCAATTTATAA
- a CDS encoding sensor histidine kinase, which yields MTTKTNLFSQNLASDSGISSWRWVAIVISLVMALLASVFIMLLSNAVDREVAQLNTSSELREQADLVLIGLIDMAIADRSYAKNRKPEDKAHFENAAREIDDILNYTALLVYAHPQWYAWFNAFKKEVETRKAFMNAHMRAVDAAPDQDSQPAVALEAPKVQMAGLAQLMTSFINGDDVVRQKQREGIALMRAALTLAAILSVVSTFISAYFVINRFHRDVRALKMYQLLLHSENLALEARVKERTQELERARNHAEKERQRVEMLLQDASHRIGNSLGTVSSLLGLQLNRSKNEEVRSVLGAARDRIQTISTAHRRLRLSDDMETTLLAEFLSSVVHDVELAVPFELRGNITVHTNFKECRLPSRDATTLGIILGELLTNSFKHAFPNQRDGHIYISFGPQPDGQLMLIVEDDGVGMKSQTSAQKAGLGRLVVEQLCMQFGEKPLFETSHLGGTKIIIPLPKLSTNGAKEAQAPS from the coding sequence ATGACAACAAAGACGAATTTGTTTTCTCAAAATCTCGCTTCTGATTCAGGTATATCAAGCTGGCGTTGGGTGGCAATTGTGATTTCTCTTGTTATGGCCCTTTTGGCATCCGTTTTTATAATGTTGCTTTCAAACGCTGTTGATCGGGAAGTGGCACAGTTGAATACAAGTTCTGAATTGCGTGAACAGGCTGATTTGGTGCTGATTGGTTTGATCGATATGGCTATCGCTGACCGTAGTTACGCAAAAAACCGAAAGCCTGAGGATAAAGCACATTTTGAAAATGCTGCGCGAGAAATCGATGATATTCTCAATTATACGGCGCTTCTTGTTTATGCTCATCCTCAATGGTATGCATGGTTTAATGCTTTTAAAAAGGAGGTCGAAACACGTAAGGCTTTTATGAATGCTCACATGCGTGCTGTTGATGCGGCGCCTGATCAAGATTCTCAGCCGGCTGTTGCTTTAGAAGCCCCAAAGGTGCAAATGGCCGGTCTAGCGCAACTCATGACAAGCTTTATCAATGGCGATGATGTGGTACGACAAAAACAGCGTGAGGGTATTGCGCTTATGCGTGCCGCTTTAACATTGGCGGCAATACTTTCTGTCGTCAGTACTTTTATTTCCGCTTATTTTGTTATTAATCGTTTTCATCGAGATGTTCGCGCCTTGAAAATGTATCAATTGCTGCTCCATAGTGAAAATTTAGCCCTTGAAGCACGCGTAAAAGAACGAACACAGGAGTTGGAAAGAGCACGCAACCATGCCGAAAAGGAACGCCAACGGGTTGAAATGTTGTTGCAAGATGCAAGCCATCGTATTGGCAATTCTCTTGGGACAGTGTCTTCTTTGCTTGGATTACAATTAAATCGCAGCAAAAATGAAGAAGTGCGTTCCGTTCTTGGTGCCGCACGTGATCGCATTCAGACTATCTCGACAGCGCATCGTCGTTTGCGTTTGAGTGATGATATGGAAACAACTTTATTGGCAGAATTTCTCAGTTCGGTGGTCCATGATGTTGAATTGGCCGTGCCCTTTGAATTGCGTGGAAATATTACCGTGCATACGAATTTTAAAGAGTGCCGATTGCCTTCTAGAGATGCAACAACGCTTGGAATTATCCTTGGTGAATTGCTGACGAATTCTTTCAAACATGCTTTTCCCAACCAAAGAGATGGTCATATTTATATCTCCTTTGGTCCACAGCCAGATGGACAATTGATGCTGATTGTCGAAGATGATGGGGTGGGGATGAAGAGCCAAACTTCAGCGCAAAAAGCAGGGCTTGGACGTTTGGTTGTTGAACAGCTGTGTATGCAATTTGGTGAAAAACCTCTCTTTGAAACCTCTCATTTGGGGGGGACAAAGATTATCATCCCTTTGCCAAAGCTTAGCACGAATGGTGCAAAAGAAGCACAAGCTCCATCGTAA
- a CDS encoding M23 family metallopeptidase → MWDNEQQKNDPGQDPALVVKRLSPAHRQISVRWLTGTVLTGVTSCILMGIALFAALDEQQRLVTPPQWFTPENLSNTQDPDANGYKGDRISPTHARQSFDSKRQFELSILQKKGDEKVIQTQHFEWIRMALAEERPQRYSYPKFDSLSMFASDSPPQTVKLQDSGQIYGAKVESKIILRNRNFMIDQLDFDGADTLTDDEAQQELKKAGFSLEKSNELLSVLTLIDPLKLEDASSTSQFTDTPEVRIVQENVTIAPQSHRIDLTKNYAEDIIPIHKKQKIADVFKDTSYTKEQIEQVVSILTKVYHSDTLKEGSLLRIGIVTQAGEEDHLVRASIYQGMHHILTIALNDQGLFVESAEPKMSRALKTAFQNGIPHSYVSTAQLPTAYDALYSALLSHNLSQSLSQRLIRLLATNIDMKSRITPTDQIEIFYALPQQSDTERNNKEAKNGKKNQKTKETLTNADPEIRYISATFGNAIYKYYRYQSKDGSVDYYDSEGKSSKPFLLRKPTPNGVFGSPFGPRKHPILGYVRMHTGVDWVAPKGSPIIAVGDGIVTKMGVTGGYGNHTEIQHSNGYISSYSHQSRYAPGIKPGVRVRQGQVIGYVGATGMATGPHCHFEIIVNGVKVDPMRIRIPDSKALSSQDLEAFLHEKNNIDSLLKSPIKPSDNTS, encoded by the coding sequence ATGTGGGATAACGAACAACAGAAAAATGATCCCGGACAAGACCCTGCTCTTGTCGTCAAACGCTTGTCACCTGCTCACCGACAGATTTCTGTGCGTTGGCTCACCGGAACAGTTCTTACAGGAGTCACTTCCTGCATTCTCATGGGAATTGCACTTTTTGCTGCTCTCGATGAACAGCAGCGATTGGTGACACCACCCCAATGGTTTACACCAGAAAATCTTTCCAACACACAAGACCCCGATGCCAATGGATATAAAGGGGACCGTATTTCTCCCACCCATGCACGGCAAAGCTTTGATAGCAAACGGCAATTTGAATTATCCATTCTACAAAAAAAAGGCGATGAAAAAGTTATTCAAACACAACATTTTGAATGGATTCGCATGGCATTAGCCGAAGAGCGTCCACAAAGATATAGCTATCCCAAATTCGATTCTCTCAGTATGTTTGCCAGCGATTCGCCCCCTCAAACCGTCAAACTACAAGATTCGGGACAAATTTACGGCGCAAAAGTGGAAAGCAAAATCATCTTACGCAACCGTAATTTTATGATCGATCAATTAGATTTTGATGGTGCCGATACCCTAACGGATGATGAAGCACAACAAGAATTAAAAAAGGCTGGATTTTCTTTGGAAAAGTCCAACGAACTTCTTTCCGTTCTCACCTTGATTGATCCGTTAAAATTAGAAGATGCCTCTTCCACTTCTCAATTTACCGATACTCCTGAAGTACGCATTGTTCAAGAAAATGTAACGATTGCCCCTCAAAGCCATCGCATTGATCTCACGAAAAACTATGCTGAAGATATTATTCCTATTCACAAAAAACAAAAAATCGCCGATGTTTTCAAAGACACCAGCTATACAAAGGAACAAATTGAACAGGTTGTAAGCATTTTAACGAAAGTTTACCATTCTGATACGCTGAAAGAGGGAAGCCTTTTACGCATTGGGATCGTAACACAAGCTGGAGAAGAAGATCATCTGGTGCGCGCAAGCATCTATCAAGGAATGCATCATATTCTCACCATTGCCTTAAATGATCAAGGACTCTTTGTTGAAAGTGCCGAACCAAAAATGTCACGGGCACTAAAAACCGCTTTTCAAAATGGTATTCCCCATTCTTATGTCAGTACAGCACAATTACCAACAGCTTATGATGCCCTCTATAGTGCTCTGCTTAGCCATAATCTATCGCAATCTCTCTCTCAACGTCTTATTCGTCTTCTTGCCACCAATATTGATATGAAGAGTCGGATAACACCAACAGATCAGATAGAAATATTTTATGCTTTGCCACAACAAAGCGATACAGAAAGAAACAACAAAGAAGCGAAAAACGGCAAAAAGAATCAGAAAACCAAGGAAACTCTGACCAACGCGGACCCTGAAATTCGTTATATCAGCGCCACCTTTGGCAATGCCATTTATAAATATTACCGTTATCAATCAAAAGACGGAAGCGTTGATTATTATGATTCAGAAGGAAAAAGCTCTAAACCTTTCTTGCTCCGCAAACCCACTCCAAATGGCGTTTTTGGTTCCCCCTTTGGACCACGCAAGCATCCTATTTTAGGATATGTTCGCATGCACACAGGTGTTGATTGGGTTGCCCCAAAAGGATCGCCCATTATTGCGGTAGGAGATGGTATTGTCACAAAAATGGGCGTAACCGGTGGCTATGGGAACCATACAGAAATTCAACATAGCAATGGATATATCAGCAGTTATTCTCACCAAAGCCGTTATGCACCAGGTATCAAACCGGGTGTGAGAGTCCGACAAGGACAAGTCATTGGCTATGTTGGAGCAACAGGGATGGCAACCGGTCCCCACTGTCATTTTGAAATCATTGTCAATGGCGTAAAAGTTGACCCCATGCGCATCCGTATCCCAGACAGTAAAGCTTTAAGCAGTCAAGACCTAGAAGCATTTTTGCACGAAAAAAACAATATTGATTCTCTGTTAAAAAGCCCGATAAAACCATCAGACAACACGTCTTAA
- a CDS encoding PAS domain-containing sensor histidine kinase translates to MMVMPLQKPPIDTSHLSALMQAIRGADICVLYQTTNLDYLWAENLPQHLQNKWRMGCRDSDFFSLELADNMETIKLQVLATGQMHTIEARFEDISKQATWYKFSIDCHRNDNGDIIGIITTGVDISGLRRREQVLKVLLREVSHRSKNLLAIIQSIASQTARYTESLQIFLRKFQGRLHSLSHSQDLITDSDWRGAQFRELVQSQTLGYLIKGTERFSLEGVDPYLFPNAALHIGLAFHELIVNSLSFGALSQEKGSVCIRCEIDTKANGSTQLLITWDENFEVPTPLSSNNQACFGSAVLEKIVPVSVNGYASLKLTETGIVYHLYVPDTYFDIFV, encoded by the coding sequence ATGATGGTTATGCCTCTTCAAAAGCCTCCCATAGATACGTCGCATCTGAGCGCTCTTATGCAAGCGATCCGTGGAGCGGATATTTGTGTTCTCTATCAAACAACAAATCTCGACTATTTATGGGCCGAAAACTTACCGCAACATTTGCAAAACAAATGGCGAATGGGATGTCGTGACAGTGATTTTTTTTCGCTTGAACTTGCAGATAATATGGAAACAATTAAATTGCAGGTTTTAGCTACGGGCCAAATGCACACCATTGAAGCGCGGTTTGAAGATATTTCCAAACAAGCGACGTGGTATAAATTTTCTATTGATTGCCATCGCAATGATAATGGAGACATTATCGGTATTATCACCACTGGAGTTGATATTTCGGGATTACGTCGCCGTGAGCAAGTGCTAAAAGTATTGCTTCGAGAAGTGAGTCACCGTTCTAAAAATCTTCTTGCCATCATTCAAAGTATTGCCAGCCAGACGGCACGCTATACTGAATCGCTTCAAATTTTTTTACGCAAATTTCAAGGACGCCTTCATTCTCTTTCTCACTCTCAAGATTTAATCACCGATTCCGATTGGCGTGGAGCCCAATTTCGCGAATTGGTTCAATCCCAGACATTAGGTTATTTGATAAAGGGAACAGAACGTTTTTCCCTTGAAGGCGTCGACCCTTATCTTTTTCCCAATGCAGCTTTGCATATTGGTTTGGCTTTTCATGAACTTATTGTCAATTCGCTTTCTTTTGGTGCCTTATCACAAGAAAAGGGCAGTGTTTGTATACGCTGTGAAATCGACACAAAAGCAAATGGCAGCACGCAACTTCTCATCACTTGGGATGAAAATTTTGAAGTACCAACACCTCTTTCAAGCAATAACCAAGCCTGTTTTGGCAGTGCTGTTTTAGAAAAGATTGTTCCAGTTTCTGTCAACGGTTATGCTTCTTTAAAATTAACCGAAACAGGAATTGTTTATCACTTATATGTACCTGATACTTATTTTGATATTTTTGTTTAA
- a CDS encoding RNA polymerase sigma factor: protein MVEGVKNFKQELLLVLPALRAFALSLSSRYDKAEDLVQDTIMKAWAKQESFEMGTNLKAWLFTILRNEFYSQMRKRGREVQDSDGVITQNVAVHPAQYGSLDLQDFRKALNMLSVDQREAIILIGASGFSYEDAAAICGCAVGTIKSRVSRARHRLQELLKVNGESDYGPDAYSAGSTLCSFNG, encoded by the coding sequence ATGGTAGAGGGCGTAAAAAACTTTAAACAGGAACTCCTTTTGGTTTTACCGGCCTTGCGGGCTTTTGCACTTTCTTTAAGCAGCAGGTACGATAAGGCTGAGGACTTGGTCCAAGATACCATTATGAAAGCGTGGGCTAAGCAAGAGAGTTTTGAAATGGGGACCAATCTTAAAGCTTGGCTTTTTACGATTTTACGCAATGAATTTTATAGTCAAATGCGAAAAAGAGGAAGAGAAGTGCAAGACAGCGATGGTGTGATTACCCAAAATGTAGCGGTTCATCCTGCGCAATATGGATCACTTGATTTGCAAGATTTCAGAAAAGCCTTAAATATGCTCTCTGTTGATCAAAGAGAAGCCATTATTCTCATTGGCGCATCGGGGTTTTCTTATGAAGATGCGGCTGCTATTTGTGGGTGTGCTGTTGGAACAATTAAAAGTCGGGTAAGCAGAGCACGTCATCGTTTACAGGAACTGCTTAAAGTTAATGGAGAATCCGATTATGGTCCCGATGCTTATTCGGCTGGAAGCACATTGTGTTCATTTAACGGCTAA
- a CDS encoding NepR family anti-sigma factor has translation MNDRGEKNLNNHYTLGEDLLGVNCEIARKLRQFYMEIQEEALPVRLLELLDRLERTEQFRLNNVEKV, from the coding sequence ATGAACGACCGCGGTGAAAAAAATCTCAACAATCATTATACATTGGGAGAAGATCTTCTTGGGGTCAATTGCGAAATAGCACGAAAGTTACGCCAGTTTTACATGGAAATTCAAGAAGAAGCACTGCCGGTGCGTTTGCTCGAACTGTTAGACAGGTTGGAGCGCACTGAGCAATTTCGCCTCAATAATGTGGAAAAGGTGTAA
- a CDS encoding response regulator produces the protein MSLSTRIAPHLPYLRRFARSLTGSQSSGDAYVSAMLEALIADISIFPKASSDRIGTYWLFCHLFDQTTPNIPEPLPQFDLEQKTSAKLSYLTPRARQAFLLIAVEGFNEQEAREIMDLDVKAFRKLLNQASTDISQQIATEVMIIEDEPLIAMDIEQMVENLGHKVIGIARTRDEAVIMYHKEKPRLILADIQLADNSSGIDAVNDILQNDRIPVIFITAFPERLLTGERPEPTFLVTKPFNPDMVKALISQALFFQENASKAA, from the coding sequence ATGTCATTATCCACGCGCATTGCACCACATCTTCCTTATCTTCGGCGTTTTGCCCGCTCCCTCACCGGCAGCCAATCCTCTGGTGATGCTTATGTCTCAGCGATGTTGGAAGCGCTTATTGCGGATATTTCAATTTTTCCCAAAGCATCGAGTGATCGCATTGGTACCTATTGGCTTTTTTGTCATCTTTTTGACCAAACCACCCCGAACATCCCAGAACCTCTGCCGCAATTTGATCTTGAACAAAAAACCAGTGCCAAATTATCCTATTTAACACCGCGTGCACGGCAAGCCTTTTTGCTCATTGCTGTTGAAGGATTCAATGAACAAGAAGCACGTGAAATTATGGATCTTGATGTGAAAGCGTTCCGTAAGCTTCTCAATCAAGCATCGACGGATATATCGCAACAAATTGCCACCGAAGTGATGATTATTGAAGACGAGCCTCTTATAGCGATGGATATTGAACAGATGGTAGAAAATCTTGGCCATAAGGTTATCGGGATAGCGCGCACCCGTGATGAGGCTGTCATCATGTATCATAAAGAAAAGCCGCGTTTAATTTTGGCTGATATTCAATTAGCCGATAACAGTTCTGGTATTGATGCGGTTAACGACATTTTGCAAAATGACCGTATACCGGTGATTTTTATCACCGCTTTTCCTGAGAGACTGTTGACGGGAGAACGCCCAGAGCCTACTTTTTTAGTGACCAAACCTTTTAATCCTGATATGGTAAAAGCACTTATTTCGCAGGCTTTATTTTTCCAAGAGAATGCTTCTAAAGCGGCGTAG